CGGCGCTGATCCAGCAGCCCCAGCTGGCGCGCCAGCGTCTCGCCGTCGATCACCCGCACGAGGAACTGCGGGGCGCCCGGGCGCGTGCTCGACGGAGGCAGCTGCTTCGCCTCGGAGCGCACGCCGTACAGCTCCGCCAGATCCTTGCGCACCCGCTGCACGATCTGCGGCGTGTGGAGCTCGGCCTCGAGCGCGATGCGGCCCGAGATCGTGTGGAGCCCGCCCGCGAGACGCAGAATCGTGGCGACCTCGGCGACGCGCTCGCCGGTGCGCTGCACCGGGAACCGTACGAGTTCGCTCTTCACCTCGGGAGTAGACAGCACGAATCGGATCCTTTCGGAGAATGAGGTTGGAGAGGTTTCAGGCGAAACGGATCGCTGATCACTCGCGACCGAGATCGCGGTGGCGCAGACTGACGCTCACGCCGGGCAGTCCGGCGAGGCGATCGGCGAGTTCGCGGGCCGTTGCGACTGAGCGGTGTTTGCCGCCGGTACACCCTACCGCGAGCGAGGCGTGACGCTTGTTCTCCCGCTGGAAACCGGCCAGTACCGGGGTGAGCGCCGCGATGTAGTGGTCGAGGAACTCCTCGGCGCCGTCGCGGCTCATCACGTAGTCCTTCACCTCGGGGTCCACGCCCGTGAGCGGGCGGAGCTCGGGGATCCAGAAGGGGTTCGGCAGGAAGCGCATGTCGACCATGAGGTCCACGTCCGTCGGTGCGCCGTACTTGAAGCCGAAGCTCAGAACCGAGAGCTGCAGGCCGGGCGTGTTGTCGTCGGAGAACAGGTCCCGCGTCGCGGTGGAGAGGTCGTGCACGTTGTAGCGGGAGGTGTCGATCACCACGTCGCTCGAGGCCCGCAGCTCCTGCAGGCGCTCGCGCTCGAGGCGGATCCCCTCGAGCAGGCTGCCGGCCTCGCCCTGCAGCGGATGCGGGCGGCGTACCGACTCGTAGCGCCGAACCAGGATCTCGTCGGTCGCGTCGAGGAAGACGACGCGCACAGTGGCGCTCTCCCGCAGCTCGTCGATCACGTCCTGGATCTCGGCGAAGAGGTCGCGGCCGCGGACATCGACGACCGCCACGATGCGCGGCAGCGCTCCCCCGGAGCGGTCGGCCATGTCGGCGAGCGTCTTCAACATCGAAAGAGGGAGATTGTCGACGACGTACCAGCCCAGATCTTCGAGCGTGTTGGCGACGGTGCTGCGACCGGCTCCCGACATACCCGTGACGATGAGGATTTCCTGCCCGGATACCTGCTCGTTCACGCCGTGTTCCCCTCGTCTGGTGCGCCGCCTGATGCGCTCAGCGATGCCGCATCGTTCGATGCCTCAAGTTTAGCCTCTGCCGGTGGGATGGAGCCGAGGTGGCTCAGGATCTGCTCGGCGAGCTTCGGGCCGAGGCCGGGGGCGGACGCGAGCTCGTCGTGGGAGGCGGCCCGCAGGCGCGCCACCGACCCGAAGTGCTTGAGCAGGCCCTGCACCCGCTTCGGGCCGAGCCCCGGGATCTCGGAGAGGCGGCTCGCGATCGACGTGCTGCGGCGCTGCCGCTGGAAGGTGATGGCGAAGCGGTGGGCCTCGTCGCGCACCCGCTGCACGAGGAACAGCGCCTCGCTCGTGCGGGGCAGGATCACCGGGAACGGATCGGCAGGCAACCAGATCTCCTCGAGGCGCTTCGCGATCCCGCACAGGGCGACGTCGGTGATCCCCGCCTCCTCGAGAGCCCGGGCCGCGGCGCGCACCTGCGGCTCGCCGCCGTCGACGATGAGCAGCTGGGGGCGGTCGCGGTAGACGCCGCTCGGCTGCTCGCCCGACTCGCGGGCGGCGTTCAGCTGCGCGGCGCGGCGCGAGACGACCTGGTGGATCGAGTCGGTGTCGTCGCGGGTCTGCTCGATGCGGTACTTGCGGTAGGCCCCCTTGGCGGGCAAGCCGTCCTCGAAGACGACGAGCGAGGCCACCACTCCCGTGCCCTGCAGGTGGGAGACGTCGATGCACTCGATCCGCAGCGGGGGCTCGTCCATGCCGAGCGCCTGCTGCAGCTCGGCGAGGGCGTCGGTGCGGGCGGTGAGATCCGCGGCGCGCTTGAGCTTGTGCCGGATCAGGTTCTCCCCCGCGTTCAGCACGGCGCGCTCCATGAGCTGCGCCTTGTCGCCGCGCTCGGGCACGCGCACCCTCACCCTGCCGTGCCGCGGCCGCTGCGCGCTCAGCGCCTCCTCGAGCGCGGGGGTGTTCTCGGGCAGCACGGGCACGAGGATCTCGGGCGGCGGTTCCCGCTCGCCGTCGTAGGCCGACTGGATCACCTGCTCCAGCAGCGTCGTGGGCGAATCGTCGAGCTCGACGTCGACGATCCAGCTGCGTTCGCCGCGGATCCTGCCCTCCCGGATGATGAACTGATGAGCCGCGGCCGCGAGCTCGTCGGCGCGCAGGCCGAACACGTCGAGATTGACGCCGGTGCGCGACCCGCTGCCGAGCACGACGGCGTTCTTCTCCATGACGTGCTCGACCGCCTGGGCCTGATCCCGCAACCGCGCCGCGTCCTCGTAGCGCTGCTCGGCCGCCGCGTCGCGCATCGCCCGCTGCAGCGTGCGCAGATGCCGCATATCGCCGCCGGCGAGGAACGAGACGAGCTCGCCTACCCGCTCCCGGTGCTCCTCGATCGTGATGAGCTGAGAGCACGGGCCGTGACAGCGGCCGATCTGGCCGGCCAGGCAGGGGCGGCCGCTCTGCATGGCGCGCTTGTAGTCGGCGTCGTTGCAGGTGCGGATCGGGAACGCGCGCTGCAGCAGCCGGGTGGTCTCCCGGAGCGCCCACACCTTCGGGTAGGGGCCGAAGTAGCGCGCGCCGCGGATCTTCTCGTTGCGCGTGATGATGAGCCGCGGAGCCTCCTCGCGCAGCGTGACCGCGAGGTAGGGGTAGGTCTTGTCGTCCTTGAACTGCACGTTGAAGGGCGGCTTGAACTCGGTGATCCAGGTGTGCTCGAGCACGAGCGACTCGGTGTCGGTCGCGACCACGGTCCAGTCGACCTTCGCGGCCAGCGACAGCATGGTGCGCGTGCGCGGCATCAGCGAGTGCAGCGGCTGGAAGTAGTTGGAGAGCCGGGCCCGCAGGTTCTTCGCCTTGCCGATGTAGAGCACGCGCCCGTGCTTGTCGCTGAACCGGTAGACGCCCGGGCTCGTGGGGATCTCCCCCTGGGCGGGCCGGAACGCGGCGCGATTATCGACGGGCTGGATCAAGCGGACGCCCTCGCGTTCTCGAGGGCCTGCGCGGCGCGCGCCGACTCGGCCGGCTCCCCGGCCTTCGCCGACTTGGCAGCGTCGGCCGTTCTCTCGGCCTTGGCCTCCTTGGCGGTCTCCGTGGCCTTGGCGGCCTTGGCGGCCTTGGCGGTCTTCGTGGCCTTGGCTGACTTGGCAGCCTTGGCGGTCTTCGCGGCCTTGGCCGACTTGGCCGCCCACCCCTCGAGCACCTCGGCGAGGAAGCGGCCCGTGTGGCTCTCGGGGTGCTTCGCGACCTGCTCGGGGGTGCCGGTCGCGACGATCGTGCCGCCGCCGGAGCCCCCCTCGGGGCCGAGGTCGATGACCCAGTCGGCGCTGCGGATCACGTCGAGGTTGTGCTCGATCGTGATGACCGTGTTGCCCTTGTCGACGAGCCCGTTCAGTACCAGCAGCAGCTTGCGCACGTCCTCGAAGTGCAGACCGGTGGTGGGCTCGTCGAGCACGTAGATGCTGCGGCCGTTCGAGCGCTTCTGGAGTTCGGTGGCGAGCTTGACGCGCTGCGCCTCGCCGCCGCTGAGCGTGGTCGCGCTCTGGCCGAGGCGCACGTAGCCGAGGCCGACGTCGACGAGGGTCTTCATGTAGCGGTGGATCGAGGAGATGGGCCTGAAGAACTCCTCGGCCTCGGCGATCGGCATGTCGAGCACTTCGGAGATGTTCTTGCCCTTGTAGCGCACCTGCAGCGTCTCGCGGTTGTAGCGCTTGCCGCCGCAGGCCTCGCACGCGACGTAGACGTCGGGCAGGAAGTTCATCTCGATCTTCAGTGTGCCGTCGCCCGAGCAGGCCTCGCAGCGGCCGCCCTTGACGTTGAAGCTGAACCGGCCGGGCAGGTAGCCGCGGGTCTTCGCCTCGGGGGTCTCGGCGAAGAGGGTGCGGATCTTGTCGAACACGCCGGTGTAGGTCGCGGGGTTCGAGCGGGGCGTGCGCCCGATGGGGGCCTGGTCGACGTGCACGACCTTGTCGAGGTGCTCGAGGCCCGTGACGCGCGTGTGCTTGCCCGGCACGAGGCGGGCGCCGTTGAGCTGGTTGGCGAGCACGCGGTACAGGATGTCGTTGACGAGGGTCGACTTGCCAGAGCCGCTGACGCCCGTGACGGCGGTCATGACGCCGAGCGGGAAAGTGGCGTCGACGTTCTGCAGGTTGTTGGAGCGCGCCCCCACGACCTTGAGCTCGCGGTTGCGATCGCGCTTGCGGCGCTTCTTCGGGGTCTCGATGCTGCGGCGCCCCGCGAGGTAGTCGCCCGTGATCGAGCGTCGGTTCTCGATCAGTTCGCCGTACTCCCCCGAGTGGACGACCGTGCCGCCCTCGACGCCGGCGCCGGGGCCGATGTCGACGATCCAGTCGGCGGCCTCGATGGTCTCCTCGTCGTGCTCGACCACGATCAGGGTGTTGCCGAGATCCCGCAGCTTGAGCAGCGTCTCGATGAGGCGGCGGTTGTCTCGCTGGTGCAGGCCGATGCTCGGCTCGTCGAGCACGTAGAGCACGCCGGTGAGGCCCGAGCCGATCTGCGTGGCGAGACGGATGCGCTGCGCCTCACCGCCCGAGAGAGTGCCCGCGGCGCGGGCGAGGGTGAGGTAGCCCAGGCCGACCTCGATGAGGAAGTCGAAGCGGAGGCGGATCTCGCGCAGCACCTGCGCGGCGATGCGAGCCTCGCGCTCGGTGAGCACCACCTCGTCGAAGAAACGCTTCGCGTCGGTGAGGCTGAACTCTGTGACTCCCGAGATCGACTCGCCGTTCACGGTGACGGCGAGCACTTCGGGCTTCAGGCGCTGACCGTGGCAGACGTGGCAGGGCACCTCGCGCAGGAACTCCTGCCACCGGTCGCGCTTCGTATCGCTCTCGGCCTCGGCGTACTGCCGCTCAATGAACGGGATGACGCCCTCGAAGCCGCTGGAGTACTTCACCTCGCGCCCGAAGCGGTTCTTCCAGCGCACGTTGACCTTGAAGTTGTTGCCGTAGAGCACGGCCTCGCGCACCTCGTCGCTCAGCTCGCCCCAGGGGGTCTTGAGCGAGAAGTCGAGATCCGCTGACAGGCCCACGAGCAGCTTCTCGTAGTACTGGTAGAGGCTCTTCCCCTGGCTCGTCCAGGGGACGATGACGCCCTCGGCGATCGACAGCTCGGGATCTCCGAGCACCAGATCCTCGTCGACGGACATGCTCGTGCCCAGGCCGGAGCACGCGGGGCAGGCGCCGAAGGGGGCGTTGAACGAGAACGTGCGCGGCTCGATCTCGGTGAGCTGCACCGGGTGCTGATTGGGGCAGCTGAGGTGCTCGGAGAACAGCTGCGTGCGATCCTCGTCGCCCGGATCGCGATCCACGAAATCGATCGCCACCACGCCGCCCGCGAGCCGCAGGGCCGTCTCCAGCGAGTCGGTGAGCCTGCCGAGCGCGCCGGGATCGGCGACGAGGCGGTCGACCACCACCGAGATGTCGTGCTTGACCTGCTTCTTGAGCTTGGGCGGATCGCTCAGCTGCACCAGCTCCCCGTCGACGAGCGCGCGCGAGTACCCGGCGGCGGCGAGATCCTGGAAGAGGTCGACGAACTCCCCCTTCTTCTTGCTGACGACGGGTGCCAATACCTGATAGCGCGTGCGCTCGGGCAGCTCCATGAGTCGATCGGCGATCTGCTGCACGGTCTGCGAGGCGATGCGCTCGCCGCAGACGGCGCAGTGCGGGATGCCGACGCGGGCCCAGAGCAGGCGCATGTAGTCGTAGATCTCGGTGATGGTGCCCACCGTGCTTCGGGGGTTGCGGTTGGTCGACTTCTGATCGATCGAGACCGCCGGGCTCAGTCCCTCGATGAAGTCGACGTCGGGCCGATCCACCTGGCCGAGGAACTGGCGCGCGTAGGCGCTGAGCGACTCGACGTAGCGCCGCTGCCCCTCCGCGAAGATCGTGTCGAAGGCGAGGCTCGACTTGCCGCTGCCCGAGAGGCCGGTGAACACGACCATCGAGTCGCGAGGGATCGAGAGGTCGATGTCCTGCAGATTGTGGACTCGTGCGCCCTGCACGCTGATCTGCGCGTGGGCAGCGGATGAACGAATCGGGGCGGGGGTGGCGGATGCGGCGCTCTTCGAAGTCACTGCTCCATCTTACGTCTGCGCGGCTGAATATTCGAATGTATGTACGAGTGATTTCGCCCCTGGCGCATTCCCGCCCGGGTGTTCGATTCGGTACTCTCCGGGTCGCTCCGCTCGGTGATGCGGGAGAAGGTGTTATCGGATATTATTGACGCAAGCGAACAAAAGGAGTTCTCATGTCGATCGCTCATCTCCCCGCCGAGACTCCGCGGCGCCCGGTGGCCATCCCGGGCCGGTCGGAGCGGGATCGGCTGACCGCACTCATCACTCAGCTCGAAGACGATCGGCTCGCCATGGCCGAGGAGCTGCTCTCGGACATCGTCGCCCACCAGCGGGCAGACCTCAGAAGCCTGACCGGAGTCGAGGTGTCGGCGCTTGCCCGTCTCGGGGTGACGGAGGACGAGCTACGCGAACCCACCTCGTTGCCCGCGAGTCGGCGGAGTCGGCTCTGGGAGCGTCAGCACGCTGAGCGCAGCGTCACCGTCGGCGATGCGGCGGCGATGCTCGGGGTCACTCCCGCTCGCGTTCGGCAGCGCTGCGCTGCGGGCACGCTGCTCGCCCAGCGCCGCAGCGACGGCTGGCGCCTGCCGCTCTTCCAGTTCCCGGACGAGCGCGAATTGCCGGGCTGGTCGTCGGTCGCCCCCGCGATTCCGGCCGGCACTCCACTGCTGGTCGTCGAGCGGGTGCTCACCTCGCCCGCGATGCGCCTGCGAGTCGACGGCGAGGAGCTCGCGCCGTTCGAGTGGCTGGCTCAGGGAGGGGATCCGGATCTCGCCGCCGCAGCGGTCTCCGACGCGCTGAACCGGCTGCCGTGAGCGAGTATCTGCCCGAGCCGGAACCGGAGCTATTCCCGCGGCTCGACGACGACCCTCGGTGGGTGCGGCAGATCCCCGAGGGGACGCTGATCGCGCGCATCTTCCGCGCGAGCGGGGCCTACCCGGTCGAGTGGCACGAGTTCCGATCCTTCGGTCCGCTCGACGGTCGCTTTGATCCGCACCCCCTGCCCGTCGGTGACCACGAGGGCGTCGGCGTGATGTACGGCGTGCTGGAGAGCTCCGTCGGCGCCCCGGCGGGGGCGTCTGCAGGTGATGCTTCGGCCGGTGATGCTTCGGGCGGTCGCCGGACAGTGGACGGCGTTGCCTCGGGCGGAGATGGCGCCGCGAGGGCAGCCGCGAGTTCGGAGATCGGGACGCACGGGGCTCTGGAGGGCCCCTTCGCGGCCGCGCTGCTCGAGGTGTTCCAGGCGCAGCGGATGATCCGGCTGAGGGATGGCGCCCCCACGTTGGCGGCGTTCGAGGTGCGGCGACCGCTGAGGCTGCTCGACCTCTCGGACAGCGACTGGATCACGGTGGCGGGCGGCAACTCGGCGATCTCCTCCGGTGATCGGGAGCGCTCGAGACTCTGGGCCCGCGCGATCGCTGAGCGCTATCCCGAGCTGGACGGCGTGGTCTCGGCGTCGTCGCTCATCCCCACCTCGCGAGTCGTCGCACTCTGGGCCGGCGCCGCCGATGCACTGCCCGAGCACCCCACCGCTCTGCTGCGTCTGGACCGGGACGAGCTGCTGGGGGTCATCGACAGGATCGCCGAACGCTACGGGTATCTCGTGCTGTGAGTTCTATCGCGCGGTGGGTTCTATTTCGCGCGGTGAGTTCTATTTCGCGCGGTGAGTTCGTGCGGCCTTACTCCTCGTACGCGCGAGGTGCCCCCGGTGCCCGGCTCGCGGTGGTCTTGTAGCTCACCACGTTTGTAGAGCGCTCACCAAAGATACGGTCCGGATTTTGGATCGGGATCGGTCTCCGAGGAGGCATCAGTGTCAGTGGTGCTCGGGAGACTGGATCCATGTCTCCTATCCCCTTCTCCCCCGGCGGCGCATCGCACGCGAAGCTGCTGCGGCTCGCCTCCGACCTCGAGGAGGTCGAGCGGGGGCTGCGCGGGCTGGATGCGCGCAAGACGGAGCTGCTGGCCGAGGTGGCGCGCCTCACCGAGGAGGAGCGCGATCAGCTGTCGGCGGATAGCCGCAGCGCGGAGATGGCGCATCGCGCTGCGGCGGCCGAGGTGGCCTTCGTGCTCGGCATCGCGGATCGGAGCGCCGAGCACCTGATGGAGCGGGCCTACCGGCTGCACGAGCAGTACCCGCGCGTGCACGCGTCGCTCGCGGCCGGTCGCATCGCGCTCGCGCACGCGGTGGGCGTCGTTGATGCGGGCGTCGTCATCGACGCCGGTGGGAACTGCGGCGCGGGCGGAGATAGCGACGCGGGTGAAGCTGGTGACGCGGGCGAAGCTAGTGACGCGGGCGGAGATAGCGGCCCCGGCGAGAGCAGACGCGCCGGCGGAGACGCGGAACTGGATGAAACCCGGGCTGCCTACGAGATCGAGGCGCTGACCGTTGCTGAGGCGGAGACACCGAACCGAGTGCGCCGCCTCGCGAAGGTGATCGCCGAGAAGCACGCCGCTCGCACCCTCGAACAGCGCTTCGAGCGGGCCCACTCCGAACGTCGGGTCTGGGTGACGGAGCTGGGCGACGGCATGGCCGAGCTGCATGCGGTAGCCGATGCCGTATCGGTCTACGCGGTGCACGACCGCCTGAGCCGGCAGGCGCACGAGGTGCGGCGATCCGAGGTGCGAGTGCAGCGGGCCGCGACGGAAGCGGAAGAGCTGGGGGCGCCTCGACCGCGGTCGCTGGATCAGATACGCGCCGACCTCGCAGTGGATCTCCTGCTGAACGGAGCGCCCTCGAACTCCAGTGGCGTCGTCGGCCTCGAGCGGCTCGACGCGCGTGTGCAGGTGACGGTACCCGCCTCGGTGCTGCTCGCCTCGGATTACCGCGAGGGCACCGGCCGCGGAGCCGGCGCCGCCGTGCTGGCGGGCTTCGGCCCCATCGACGCCGCCACCGCTCGAAGAGTGGCCGCGGTCGCGGCCGGATGGGACCGGTCGCTGTTCGACCCGGGGACGGGCGAACTGCTCAAGGTCGATCGGTATCGCCCCTCGGCGGAGATCGTCCGCTTCCTCGAGGCGAGGGATCAGTACTGCCGATTCCCAGGCTGCACGGTGCCTCCGTTCAGGGCCGACCGCGACCACACTCTCGACGCCGCCCTGGGCGGCGACACTTCGACCGGCAATCTCGCTCTGCTGTGTCGACGACATCACACGATGAAGCATCATGCGGGAGTGAAGGTGCAGCAGCTCCGCGGCGGTGATCTGCTCTGGCGGAGTCCATCCGGGCGGGCGCGCCGGGACCGGCCGCCCTCCCGGGTGATGTTCCGGGCCGTGAAGGGAGAGGGCGATCGGGGTGGTCCTGGAGAACGATGCGGTCCTGGAGATCGGGGCGTTCCAGGAGATCGGGGTGCTTCCGGAGATCGAGGCGAGTGGGGGGATCGCGGACTGGCCGGGGATCACGGACGGGCCGGAGCATCCGTGGCCGGGGCAGGGCCCGGGTGATCTGGGCAGGGTCCGGGTGATCCGGGGCAGAGCCCGGGTGGCCCCGGGCGGGTCAGACCTGGTCAGCCCCGGACCGGAGCCGCGGCGTGAGTATCGCAGGCTGTGTCACGAGTACCGCAGGCTGTGTCACGAGTACCGCAGGCTGCGTCATGAGTATCGCAGTCCGTGCCATGAGTGCCCCAGGCCCCGCCATGACTACCGCAGGCCGCGGCGTGACGTGTCCGTTTCGTTCTATCGGGCGTGGACAGTGCGGCATACGCTGGCGGCATGACACTTCGACTCGACTTCATCGGTATCGTCACCGCCGACCTCGCAGCCTCGCTCGCCTTCTATCGCGCGCTGGGGGTTGATGTTCCGCCCGGCCAGGAGGATGCGCCTCATGCCGAGGCGCAGCTTCCCGGAGGGATGACGCTCGCCTGGGATCCCGTCTCGACCATTCGAAGCTTCATGCCTGACTTCGAACTCCCCGTAGGAGGCGGTCGGATCGGGCTGGCCGTGCGCGCGGGAAGCCCCGAGGAGGTGGACGGCGCTTATGCCCGGATCATCGAGCAGTATCCGGATGCGGCGCACACCTCCCCCTGGGATGCTCCGTGGGGACAGCGCTACGCGACCGTGCTCGACCCGGACGGCAACTCGATCGACCTCTACGCGCCGCTCGCCTGAGCGTTCCCGGGTGCCTTCGCCCGTTCCTTGCTCCCTAGGCTTTCTTTGCCCCTACCTCTCTTTGCTCCCACCTTTCTTTACTCCTTGCCTTTGTTCGCCCCTACCTTTGTTCGCCCCCCCTACCTGTTCGCGCCTCCGCGAGTCCTTCGCCGCAGCCAGCTGCGAGGGGGTGACGCCGATCACCCGCGCGAACTCCCTGGTCAGGTGGGACTGGTCGGCGTACCCCGCGAGCTCCGCGGCCTCGGCGAGGCTCGCCCCGCGACCGATCAGATCGCGAGCACGTTCCGAGCGCAGCACCCGTCGGAGCGCGGCGTACCCGTAGCCGAAGGTGTGCAACATCCGCCTGCGCAGCTGCCGTTCGGAGTATCCGAGCCGAGCGGAAAGCCGTGCGAAGGGCTCTTCGCGCCGGGCCGCTGCACTCACCTCCGGTATCCACCGCAGGTCGACCCGCGCGGGCTGCGCCGGGTCCAGGTCCATCCCGAGCTCCCGCGGAATCATCGCAGCGGCCTCGCGAAGCGCGCCCGGCACGAGTAGGGATCGCAGGGCGCGCTCGCCGCGCTCTCGGACCTCCTTCGCCAGCAGCTCGCTTGCGGGAAGCACACGATCCCGAGCCTCGGTCGGGTCGATCGCGAGGGCCGCGCCGGCGAACCCCGGAGCGAATCTCAGCCCGACGGTCGGGAGCCGAGCGCTCCCGCGGGCCTCGACCCAGCGAGTGGACGGACCGGCGACGACCAGTTCGTCGTCGCGCAGGATGATGTCTGCGCAGCCGTCCGCGGGTATCCGCGCCGCTGCCCCGCCGGCCTCGGAGACCCACAGGGTGCCCAGGCCGGCGATCGCGATCTCGCGGTACACGCGAGGCCTTACAGGTGCCCTGCCGCGTCCATGCTGCGCAGCTCCCGCTTGAGCTCGGAGACCTCGTCGCGCAGCCGCGCCGCGAGCTCGAACTTCAGTTCCTCGGCTGCCGCGAGCATCTGCTCGGTGAGATCCGAGATGAGCTCTTCGAGCTTTGCCCCGCCCTCCGCGCCGATCGCGCCGGCACGGGCCGCGGCCTTGCCCTTGGCTCGCTGCGGCGACCCGCCCTTGCGCTGCGCATGAGCCCCGGTACGCGAGAGCACGTCCTCGGTGTCTGCCGCCTCGCGCGCGAGCATCTCGGTGATATCGCCGATCTTCTTGCGCAGCGGCTGCGGGTCGATGCCGTGCTCGGCGTTGTAGGCCATCTGGATCTCGCGACGTCGATTCGTCTCGTCGATCGCCTCGCGCATCGACCGGGTGATGGTGTCCGCGTACATGTGCACCTGGCCGGAGACGTTTCGGGCGGCGCGACCGATCGTCTGGATCAGCGACGTCGAGGAGCGCAGGAAGCCCTCCTTATCGGCATCGAGGATCGCCACGAGCGACACCTCAGGGAGGTCGAGCCCCTCGCGCAAGAGGTTGATACCCACGAGCACGTCGTACATGCCGGCGCGCAGCTCGGTGAGCAGCTCGACGCGGCGCAGCGTATCGACGTCGGAGTGCAGGTAGCGAACCCGGATGCCGGCCTCCTCCATGAAGGTGGTGAGCTGCTCTGCCATCTTCTTGGTGAGCGTGGTGACCAGCACGCGCTCGTCGCGCTCGGCACGTACGCGAACCTCCTCGAGGAGGTCGTCGATCTGGCCCTCGGAGGGCTTCACGACGATCTCGGGGTCCACGAGCCCCGTCGGGCGGATGATCTGCTCGACGACGCCGTCGGCCCGCTCGAGCTCGTAGCTGCCGGGCGTGGCCGAGAGGTAGACCGTCTGCCCCACCCGCTCCTTGAACTCGCTGAACTTGAGCGGCCGGTTGTCGAGCGCGCTGGGGAGACGGAAGCCGTGGTCGACCAGCGTGCGCTTGCGAGAGGCGTCGCCCTCGTACATGGCCCCGATCTGCGGCACGGTGACGTGGGATTCGTCGATCACCACCAGGAAGTCGTCGGGGAAGTAGTCGAGCAAGCAGTGGGGGGCCTCCCCCGGCTGCCTGCCGTCGATGTGACGCGAGTAGTTCTCGATGCCCGAGCAGAACCCGATCTGCTCCATCATCTCGAGGTCGAAGGTGGTGCGCATGCGGAGCCGCTGCTCCTCGACGAGCTTGTTCTGCTGCTTGAGCTCTTTCGTGCGCGCCTCGAGTTCTTCGGAGATCGTGCCCATCGCGCGGTTCATGACGTTGCGGCTCGCGACGTAGTGCGACCCGGGGAACACCGACACCGACTCCACCTGCTTGATCACGTCGCCGGTCACCGGGTGCAGATAGTAGAGAGCCTCGATCTCGTCGCCGAAGAACTCGATGCGGATCGCGAGCTCCTCGTACATCGGGATGATCTCGACGGTGTCGCCGCGCACGCGGAAGTTACCGCGCACGAACTCGATGTCGTTGCGCTGGTACTGCATGTCGACGAAGCGGCGCAGCAGCACATCGCGATCCAGCCGGTCCCCCACCACGAGCGGCACCATCGCCTCGTAGTACTCCTCGGGTTTGCCGAGGCCGTAGATGCACGAGACGGTGGAGACGACCACGACATCACGCCTCGAGAGCAGCGCGTTGGTGGTCGAGTGGCGCAGGCGCTCGACCTCGGCGTTGACCGATGAATCCTTCTCGATGAAGGTGTCGGTCTGAGGGACGTAGGCCTCGGGCTGGTAGTAGTCGTAGTAGCTGACGAAGTACTCGATCGAGTTGTTCGGCATCAGCTCGCGGAACTCCGTCGCGAGCTGGGCCGCGAGCGTCTTGTTGTGGGCGAGGATCAGGGTCGGTCGCTGCACCTGTTCGATGAGCCACGCGGTGGTCGCTGACTTGCCCGTGCCGGTCGCGCCGAGCAGCACGATGTCGGTCTCACCAGCGTTGATTCTCCTCGCGAGCTCCTCGATCGCCTGCGGCTGATCGCCGCTCGGCTCGTATTCGCTGATGACCTCGAACGGTCGAACGCTGCGTGTGGTTTCCATGTTGTCGAGCGTACTCCGCACCCCCGACAAATGGGTCGGAGCGGATCGCGTCGCCGGGCTCCCCCGGTTCTCGGCGGCCCTCTGCCCGGCTCTCGGCGATCCCCGGTTCTCGGCGGCCCTCTGCCCGGCTCTCGGCGATCCCCGGCTCTCGGCGGCCCTCTGCCCGGCTCTCGACGGCCCCTCGGCTACCGCCGCCCTCAGCTCTCGCTCGTCACCTCGGCCAGCACCCGGGGCCAGCGCCGATCCAGTGCACGACCTCCGAGAACCGTGCCGCCCCAGACGGCCGCGCAGCCGAGCACGAGCCCGCAGGCCAGGCTGATCCATCCGAGCGCAGGATTCCAGAGCGCGGCGAT
This DNA window, taken from Leucobacter tenebrionis, encodes the following:
- a CDS encoding helix-turn-helix domain-containing protein; this encodes MYREIAIAGLGTLWVSEAGGAAARIPADGCADIILRDDELVVAGPSTRWVEARGSARLPTVGLRFAPGFAGAALAIDPTEARDRVLPASELLAKEVRERGERALRSLLVPGALREAAAMIPRELGMDLDPAQPARVDLRWIPEVSAAARREEPFARLSARLGYSERQLRRRMLHTFGYGYAALRRVLRSERARDLIGRGASLAEAAELAGYADQSHLTREFARVIGVTPSQLAAAKDSRRREQVGGANKGRGEQRQGVKKGGSKER
- a CDS encoding VOC family protein, giving the protein MTLRLDFIGIVTADLAASLAFYRALGVDVPPGQEDAPHAEAQLPGGMTLAWDPVSTIRSFMPDFELPVGGGRIGLAVRAGSPEEVDGAYARIIEQYPDAAHTSPWDAPWGQRYATVLDPDGNSIDLYAPLA
- a CDS encoding DUF222 domain-containing protein, coding for MSPIPFSPGGASHAKLLRLASDLEEVERGLRGLDARKTELLAEVARLTEEERDQLSADSRSAEMAHRAAAAEVAFVLGIADRSAEHLMERAYRLHEQYPRVHASLAAGRIALAHAVGVVDAGVVIDAGGNCGAGGDSDAGEAGDAGEASDAGGDSGPGESRRAGGDAELDETRAAYEIEALTVAEAETPNRVRRLAKVIAEKHAARTLEQRFERAHSERRVWVTELGDGMAELHAVADAVSVYAVHDRLSRQAHEVRRSEVRVQRAATEAEELGAPRPRSLDQIRADLAVDLLLNGAPSNSSGVVGLERLDARVQVTVPASVLLASDYREGTGRGAGAAVLAGFGPIDAATARRVAAVAAGWDRSLFDPGTGELLKVDRYRPSAEIVRFLEARDQYCRFPGCTVPPFRADRDHTLDAALGGDTSTGNLALLCRRHHTMKHHAGVKVQQLRGGDLLWRSPSGRARRDRPPSRVMFRAVKGEGDRGGPGERCGPGDRGVPGDRGASGDRGEWGDRGLAGDHGRAGASVAGAGPG
- the uvrB gene encoding excinuclease ABC subunit UvrB: METTRSVRPFEVISEYEPSGDQPQAIEELARRINAGETDIVLLGATGTGKSATTAWLIEQVQRPTLILAHNKTLAAQLATEFRELMPNNSIEYFVSYYDYYQPEAYVPQTDTFIEKDSSVNAEVERLRHSTTNALLSRRDVVVVSTVSCIYGLGKPEEYYEAMVPLVVGDRLDRDVLLRRFVDMQYQRNDIEFVRGNFRVRGDTVEIIPMYEELAIRIEFFGDEIEALYYLHPVTGDVIKQVESVSVFPGSHYVASRNVMNRAMGTISEELEARTKELKQQNKLVEEQRLRMRTTFDLEMMEQIGFCSGIENYSRHIDGRQPGEAPHCLLDYFPDDFLVVIDESHVTVPQIGAMYEGDASRKRTLVDHGFRLPSALDNRPLKFSEFKERVGQTVYLSATPGSYELERADGVVEQIIRPTGLVDPEIVVKPSEGQIDDLLEEVRVRAERDERVLVTTLTKKMAEQLTTFMEEAGIRVRYLHSDVDTLRRVELLTELRAGMYDVLVGINLLREGLDLPEVSLVAILDADKEGFLRSSTSLIQTIGRAARNVSGQVHMYADTITRSMREAIDETNRRREIQMAYNAEHGIDPQPLRKKIGDITEMLAREAADTEDVLSRTGAHAQRKGGSPQRAKGKAAARAGAIGAEGGAKLEELISDLTEQMLAAAEELKFELAARLRDEVSELKRELRSMDAAGHL